One genomic segment of Micromonospora sp. WMMC415 includes these proteins:
- a CDS encoding MFS transporter, whose translation MRALVSARLGVDFTKLWTASAVSNVGDGVTMAAGPLLVASVSDNPASIAGAAFAQQLPWLLFALISGAYVDRLDRRQLVVAVNLVRAVALAGLAATIATETVTVPIIYTVLFLLGTGETLADTAMGALLPSVVAPEQLPSANARLYASFTIGNQFVAKPLGAWLFVISAAVPFGLDAFTFVVAAALIAGIRPVPAPAQPHLRVSLRGEIAAGVRWLWRHRLLRTLAVTIGVGNIAFGAAFAVFVLYCRQRLDLSDVGYGFLLTAFAVGGLFGTTVAAKLTRAFGSAAVLRAGLVIEVVTHVILATTTTPWVAAVILVTFSIHAMVWGITVASVRQRTVPEHLRGRVGSVYALLDLGGAAVGSLLGGLFASVWEITTPFWIAAVVMTVVTTLAWHRLREATA comes from the coding sequence TTGCGTGCCCTTGTATCCGCGCGTCTGGGCGTGGACTTCACCAAACTGTGGACCGCCTCTGCGGTGTCCAACGTCGGCGACGGCGTCACCATGGCCGCCGGCCCGCTGTTGGTCGCCTCCGTCAGTGACAATCCGGCCTCCATCGCCGGAGCTGCCTTCGCCCAGCAGCTGCCCTGGCTGTTGTTCGCTCTGATCAGCGGCGCCTACGTCGACCGGCTCGACCGACGGCAGCTGGTCGTAGCCGTCAATCTGGTACGCGCTGTCGCCCTAGCCGGGTTGGCGGCCACCATCGCGACCGAGACCGTCACCGTGCCCATCATCTACACGGTGCTCTTCCTGCTCGGTACCGGGGAGACCCTCGCGGACACCGCCATGGGTGCCCTACTCCCGTCGGTGGTCGCACCCGAGCAGCTGCCCAGCGCCAATGCCCGGCTCTACGCGAGCTTCACCATCGGCAACCAGTTCGTCGCCAAACCGTTGGGCGCGTGGTTGTTCGTCATCTCCGCGGCCGTACCGTTCGGGCTCGACGCGTTCACGTTCGTCGTGGCCGCAGCTCTGATAGCGGGTATCCGACCGGTGCCCGCACCGGCGCAACCCCACCTGCGGGTCTCGTTGCGCGGCGAGATCGCCGCCGGTGTGCGGTGGTTGTGGCGGCACCGGCTGCTGCGGACCCTCGCTGTCACCATAGGCGTGGGCAACATCGCATTCGGTGCCGCGTTCGCGGTGTTCGTTCTCTACTGCCGGCAGCGACTGGACCTGTCCGACGTCGGCTACGGCTTCCTGCTGACCGCCTTCGCGGTCGGGGGCCTGTTCGGTACGACAGTCGCCGCCAAGCTCACCCGAGCCTTCGGAAGCGCTGCGGTGCTACGTGCCGGCCTGGTCATCGAGGTCGTCACGCACGTGATCCTGGCGACCACGACAACACCCTGGGTGGCCGCGGTCATCCTGGTCACATTCAGCATCCACGCCATGGTCTGGGGCATCACTGTCGCCTCAGTCCGGCAGCGGACGGTGCCCGAACATCTGCGCGGTCGGGTCGGCAGCGTGTACGCGCTTCTGGACCTCGGCGGAGCCGCAGTCGGCTCTCTCCTCGGCGGTCTGTTCGCCAGCGTCTGGGAGATCACCACACCGTTCTGGATCGCCGCCGTGGTGATGACAGTGGTCACCACCCTCGCATGGCACCGGTTGCGCGAAGCAACCGCCTAA
- a CDS encoding VOC family protein produces MATHWTLGCDADDPQRIAAFWALALGYVREPGFDEPDNASIVDPDGRGPAIGFLKVPEGRVREPRDDDPESVRRHNRLHFDIRVGAENHPEVVAKLIARGAMKLWDGRQGPHTWVTMADPEGNEFCVA; encoded by the coding sequence ATGGCGACCCACTGGACCCTGGGGTGCGATGCCGACGATCCCCAGCGGATCGCTGCTTTCTGGGCGCTTGCTCTCGGCTATGTCAGGGAACCTGGTTTCGATGAGCCTGACAACGCGTCCATCGTCGACCCAGATGGCAGGGGGCCCGCCATTGGTTTCCTGAAGGTGCCTGAGGGGAGAGTTCGTGAACCAAGAGACGACGATCCCGAATCGGTGCGGCGACACAACCGGCTGCACTTCGACATTCGGGTCGGGGCCGAGAACCACCCTGAGGTGGTCGCGAAGCTGATCGCTCGTGGTGCGATGAAGCTGTGGGATGGCCGGCAGGGGCCACATACATGGGTCACGATGGCCGACCCGGAAGGCAACGAATTCTGCGTCGCCTGA
- a CDS encoding VOC family protein, translated as MKSIKKFQVTFDCKEPGRVARFWCEVLGYVLPPPPKGFASWEDYNLALPSEQRDAWSACIDPTGVGPRLFFQRVPEGKVVKNRLHLDVRTGAGLVGAERLAVLEAEGARLIALGATPVLLQHADEENESCYTLQDIEGNEFCLD; from the coding sequence ATGAAGTCGATCAAGAAGTTCCAGGTCACTTTCGACTGCAAGGAGCCTGGGCGCGTCGCTCGATTCTGGTGCGAGGTGTTGGGGTACGTCTTGCCGCCACCACCGAAGGGGTTTGCCAGCTGGGAGGACTACAACCTCGCCCTGCCGTCCGAGCAGCGGGACGCATGGTCGGCCTGCATCGACCCCACCGGCGTCGGCCCGCGACTGTTCTTTCAGCGCGTCCCAGAAGGCAAAGTCGTAAAAAATCGGCTGCATCTCGATGTGCGGACCGGCGCCGGGCTCGTGGGCGCCGAGCGTCTGGCCGTACTTGAGGCCGAAGGCGCACGGCTGATCGCGCTCGGCGCGACACCTGTGCTGCTGCAGCATGCCGATGAGGAAAACGAGTCGTGCTACACGCTGCAGGACATCGAAGGCAACGAGTTCTGCCTCGACTGA
- a CDS encoding VOC family protein, whose amino-acid sequence MCPEGKSAKNRMHVDVRVAGPGPCDMAERARLIRQKVPELVDAAATVVREEWYGDALGHVVMQDPEGNEFCVA is encoded by the coding sequence ATATGCCCCGAGGGCAAGTCCGCCAAGAATCGGATGCATGTTGACGTCCGGGTGGCGGGCCCGGGCCCCTGCGACATGGCCGAGCGCGCACGACTGATCCGGCAGAAGGTGCCCGAGTTGGTGGACGCCGCCGCGACGGTGGTCCGCGAGGAGTGGTACGGCGACGCCTTGGGACACGTCGTCATGCAGGACCCCGAGGGCAACGAGTTCTGCGTCGCCTGA
- a CDS encoding DUF1905 domain-containing protein yields the protein MECEFEGVVWDWRGPSPYHFVTVPREWADVVRQLASGVTYGWGMVPVEVRLGRSRWRTALFPKDGGYVLPLRDSVRNKEEIELNDVVHVRLVVRAG from the coding sequence ATGGAGTGCGAGTTCGAGGGCGTGGTGTGGGATTGGCGAGGGCCGTCCCCGTACCACTTCGTGACGGTCCCGCGCGAGTGGGCCGACGTAGTGCGCCAGTTGGCGTCGGGGGTCACCTATGGCTGGGGCATGGTGCCCGTCGAGGTTCGGCTCGGGCGGAGCCGATGGCGGACCGCGTTGTTCCCCAAGGACGGCGGTTACGTGCTCCCGCTGCGGGACTCGGTGCGCAACAAAGAGGAGATCGAACTCAACGACGTCGTGCACGTCCGCCTGGTCGTCCGTGCGGGATAA
- a CDS encoding class I SAM-dependent methyltransferase, producing the protein MKADHYDSFAERYSAANESNLMNGYYERPAMIKLAGDVNGRRILDAGCGSGPLSAALRERGAIVTGFDSSPAMVKLAERRLGEDATLLVADLSEPLPFADAAFDDVVASLVLHYLKDWTAPLAELRRVLRPGGRLLLSVKHPIAYEVVNPDGDYFALARWSEECTFDGHRTELTYWHRPLHAMTDAFTDAGFRISVISEPPMSPDTPRELLPPNLVDRTAFLSFIFFVLEAR; encoded by the coding sequence GTGAAGGCCGACCACTACGACAGTTTCGCCGAGCGCTACTCCGCGGCTAACGAATCCAACCTGATGAACGGCTACTACGAGCGGCCCGCGATGATCAAACTCGCCGGGGACGTGAACGGTCGACGGATCCTCGATGCCGGCTGCGGTTCAGGTCCCTTGTCCGCAGCTCTTCGCGAGCGAGGGGCCATCGTTACTGGTTTCGACTCCAGCCCCGCGATGGTCAAGCTGGCCGAACGGCGGCTGGGTGAGGATGCCACGCTGCTGGTGGCCGACCTCAGCGAGCCGCTGCCCTTCGCCGACGCTGCGTTCGACGACGTCGTAGCGTCCCTGGTCCTGCACTACCTGAAGGACTGGACTGCGCCCCTGGCTGAGCTGCGCCGGGTCTTGAGGCCAGGCGGCCGCCTCCTCCTGTCGGTGAAACACCCGATCGCCTACGAGGTAGTGAACCCGGACGGCGACTACTTCGCCCTCGCGCGCTGGTCGGAGGAGTGCACGTTCGACGGGCACCGCACAGAGCTAACCTACTGGCACCGGCCGCTGCACGCGATGACGGATGCGTTCACCGACGCGGGCTTCCGAATCTCGGTCATCAGCGAGCCCCCCATGTCTCCCGATACTCCGCGCGAGCTCCTGCCTCCAAACCTCGTGGACCGCACGGCGTTTCTCTCCTTCATCTTCTTCGTCCTCGAAGCGCGCTGA
- a CDS encoding bifunctional (p)ppGpp synthetase/guanosine-3',5'-bis(diphosphate) 3'-pyrophosphohydrolase yields the protein MDVDAGHGAALGGALPTQPGDLPLTRRLRSLLTWPTADTDPVGHLVRTHRSIHSGTDPSVLRRAYTIAETMHRGQFRKSGEPYITHPLAVAQICADLGMDTTTLVAALLHDTVEDTRYTLQALADDFGPEVAHLVDGVTKFDKAFYGKAAEAETIRKMIIAAGKDVRVLIIKLADRLHNMRTLGVRSAASRERIARKTQEVLIPLCDRLGIQTLKRELDDVVLLHLEPEEHARIARHVHDRPGWAAYLEAVVARARTALRRSRVDAEVTPRPRHLYSIWKDTVAGGHTAPYDLPRIAVIVDGPATDCYAALGAIHGVWRPVPGRFKDYIASPKNNLYRSLHTSVCGPRDHTVEVLIRTAEMHRSAEYGIAATYRFPRASAGAAVQAEQLDWLRRVLDWEQETADPAQFLESLRCDLAESQIQVFADGRQVVLPAGATPVDLAYELGTERGDHCLATRINGRLAPLSSCLEDGDVVEIFTETDAANGFDADAAPRGPRKEWLGFVKSPHAQMQINRWFADHTEPGISITDKVRLGRATIGLALRRHNRGLASDLPLLRLAEELGYPDLETLLVAVFDRVIEPDAVVQQLIDLVDHRQ from the coding sequence GTGGACGTCGACGCCGGACACGGCGCCGCCCTGGGGGGCGCGCTTCCGACCCAGCCGGGCGACCTGCCGCTGACCCGCCGTCTGCGTTCGCTGCTGACCTGGCCCACCGCCGACACCGACCCGGTCGGCCACCTGGTCCGCACCCACCGGAGCATCCACTCCGGGACGGACCCGTCGGTGCTGCGCCGGGCGTACACCATCGCGGAGACCATGCACCGGGGGCAGTTCCGTAAGAGCGGTGAGCCGTACATCACCCATCCCCTCGCGGTCGCCCAGATCTGCGCCGACCTGGGCATGGACACCACGACCCTGGTGGCGGCGCTGCTGCACGACACGGTCGAGGACACGCGCTACACCCTGCAGGCGCTCGCCGACGACTTCGGCCCGGAGGTCGCCCACCTGGTCGACGGGGTGACGAAGTTCGACAAGGCGTTCTACGGCAAGGCCGCCGAGGCGGAGACGATCCGCAAGATGATCATCGCGGCCGGCAAGGACGTCCGCGTGCTCATCATCAAGCTGGCCGACCGCCTGCACAACATGCGCACCCTCGGGGTCCGGTCGGCCGCGTCCCGGGAGCGGATCGCCCGCAAGACGCAGGAGGTGCTGATCCCGCTCTGCGACCGGCTGGGCATCCAGACCCTCAAGCGCGAGCTGGACGACGTGGTGCTGCTGCACCTGGAGCCGGAGGAGCACGCCCGGATCGCCCGCCACGTGCACGACCGGCCGGGCTGGGCCGCGTACCTCGAGGCCGTCGTCGCCCGGGCCAGGACGGCGCTGCGCCGCAGCCGGGTCGACGCCGAGGTGACCCCGCGACCGCGACACCTGTACTCGATCTGGAAGGACACGGTCGCGGGCGGCCACACCGCGCCGTACGACCTGCCCCGCATCGCGGTCATCGTGGACGGTCCGGCCACCGACTGCTACGCGGCGCTCGGCGCCATCCACGGCGTCTGGCGCCCGGTGCCCGGCCGCTTCAAGGACTACATCGCCTCACCGAAGAACAACCTGTACCGGTCCCTGCACACCAGCGTCTGCGGCCCCCGGGACCACACCGTGGAGGTGCTGATCCGCACGGCCGAGATGCACCGCTCGGCCGAGTACGGCATCGCCGCGACCTACCGCTTCCCCCGCGCCAGCGCGGGTGCCGCCGTCCAGGCCGAGCAGCTGGACTGGCTGCGCCGGGTGCTGGACTGGGAACAGGAGACGGCCGACCCGGCCCAGTTCCTGGAGTCGCTCCGCTGCGACCTCGCCGAATCGCAGATCCAGGTCTTCGCCGACGGGCGCCAGGTCGTGCTGCCGGCCGGCGCCACCCCGGTCGACCTGGCGTACGAGTTGGGCACCGAACGCGGCGACCACTGCCTGGCCACCCGGATCAACGGCCGGCTCGCCCCGCTCTCGTCCTGTCTGGAGGACGGCGACGTGGTGGAGATCTTCACCGAGACGGACGCGGCCAACGGCTTCGACGCCGACGCCGCCCCGCGCGGCCCCCGCAAGGAGTGGCTCGGCTTCGTCAAGTCGCCGCACGCGCAGATGCAGATCAACCGGTGGTTCGCCGACCACACCGAGCCCGGAATCTCGATCACCGACAAGGTCCGGCTCGGCCGGGCCACCATCGGCCTGGCCCTGCGCAGGCACAATCGCGGCCTCGCCAGCGACCTGCCGCTGCTGCGGCTCGCCGAGGAACTGGGCTACCCCGACCTGGAGACCCTGCTCGTCGCGGTCTTCGACCGGGTCATCGAGCCGGACGCGGTGGTCCAGCAGCTCATCGACCTGGTCGACCACCGGCAGTGA
- a CDS encoding DEDD exonuclease domain-containing protein — translation MAQQEYVQESLAGLDPTVGGVDPELPLHATTFVVVDLETTGGAPDGGGITEVGAVKVRGGEELGVLATLVNPGVPIPPFITVLTGITQAMLLPAPPIEQVLPSFLEFLSTDAVLVAHNAPYDVGFLKAACAAHGYRWPNPRVLDTAALARRVLTRDEVPNRKLGTLAAFFRTATQPTHRALDDAKATVDVLHGLIGRLGGHRVHTIGDAIEFARAVTPTQRRKRHLAEGLPKAPGVYIFRAADDRPLYVGTSVDIATRVRSYFTAAEKRARISEMLAAAERVEAVECAHSLEAEVRELRLIGAHAPPYNRRSKFPERVVWLKLTDEAYPRLSVVRDLAPGDEAYLGPFTSRRAAELAAAGFHDAVPLRQCTHRLSLRTVTPACALAELGRCAAPCEHRISPEEYAARAATPFRTATASDPQVVVDALLARIEVLSRSQRYEEAAVVRSRLAAVLRAAVRMQRLAALTGIAELAAARPAARGGWELALVRHGRLAGAGVSPPGVHPRPTIAAIRATAETVLPGHGPVPRASAEETERILSWLERPETRLVEVSSGWSSPVAGAGRFRDLLAKAEGAASHQLSTESS, via the coding sequence ATGGCACAACAGGAGTACGTCCAGGAGTCGCTCGCCGGTCTCGACCCGACCGTCGGCGGCGTCGACCCGGAGCTGCCGCTCCACGCGACCACGTTCGTGGTGGTCGACCTGGAGACCACCGGCGGCGCGCCGGACGGCGGTGGGATCACCGAGGTCGGCGCGGTGAAGGTCCGCGGCGGTGAGGAGCTGGGCGTGCTCGCCACCCTCGTCAATCCCGGCGTGCCGATCCCGCCCTTCATCACCGTGCTCACCGGCATCACGCAGGCGATGCTGCTGCCGGCCCCGCCGATCGAGCAGGTCCTGCCGAGCTTCCTGGAGTTCCTCTCCACCGACGCGGTCCTGGTGGCCCACAACGCCCCGTACGATGTCGGCTTCCTCAAGGCGGCCTGCGCCGCGCACGGCTACCGGTGGCCCAACCCCCGCGTGCTGGACACGGCCGCGCTGGCCCGGCGGGTGTTGACCCGGGACGAGGTGCCCAACCGCAAGCTCGGCACCCTGGCGGCGTTCTTCCGCACGGCCACCCAGCCGACCCACCGTGCGCTCGACGACGCGAAGGCCACCGTCGACGTGCTGCACGGGCTGATCGGCCGGCTGGGCGGCCACCGGGTGCACACGATCGGCGACGCGATCGAGTTCGCGCGCGCGGTCACGCCGACCCAGCGCCGCAAGCGGCACCTCGCCGAGGGGCTGCCCAAGGCCCCCGGCGTCTACATCTTCCGGGCCGCCGACGACCGCCCGCTCTACGTCGGCACCTCGGTCGACATCGCCACCCGGGTCCGCAGCTACTTCACGGCGGCCGAGAAGCGGGCCCGCATCTCGGAGATGCTCGCCGCCGCCGAGCGGGTGGAGGCGGTGGAGTGCGCCCACTCGCTGGAGGCGGAGGTGCGGGAGCTGCGCCTGATCGGGGCGCACGCCCCGCCGTACAACCGGCGGTCGAAGTTCCCCGAGCGGGTGGTCTGGCTGAAGCTCACCGACGAGGCGTACCCCCGGTTGTCGGTGGTCCGCGACCTCGCTCCCGGCGACGAGGCCTACCTGGGGCCGTTCACCTCCCGCCGGGCGGCGGAGCTGGCCGCGGCGGGCTTCCACGACGCCGTGCCGCTGCGGCAGTGCACGCACCGGCTCTCGCTGCGGACCGTGACGCCGGCGTGCGCGCTGGCCGAGCTGGGCCGGTGCGCGGCGCCCTGCGAGCACCGGATCAGCCCCGAGGAGTACGCGGCCCGCGCGGCCACGCCGTTCCGCACCGCCACCGCCAGCGACCCGCAGGTGGTGGTGGACGCCCTGCTCGCCCGGATCGAGGTGCTCTCCCGGTCCCAGCGGTACGAGGAGGCCGCCGTGGTGCGGTCCCGGCTGGCTGCGGTACTGCGCGCCGCCGTGCGCATGCAGCGGCTCGCCGCGCTCACCGGGATCGCCGAGTTGGCCGCCGCCCGGCCGGCCGCGCGCGGGGGCTGGGAGCTGGCGCTGGTCCGCCACGGGCGGCTCGCCGGCGCCGGTGTGTCACCGCCCGGTGTCCATCCGCGACCGACGATCGCCGCGATCCGGGCCACCGCGGAGACCGTCCTGCCCGGCCACGGGCCGGTCCCCCGCGCCTCCGCCGAGGAGACCGAACGCATCCTGTCCTGGTTGGAGCGTCCGGAGACCCGCCTGGTCGAGGTCTCCTCCGGCTGGTCGTCCCCGGTGGCCGGTGCGGGCCGCTTCCGGGACCTGCTGGCCAAGGCGGAGGGCGCGGCGTCCCACCAACTCTCGACCGAAAGCTCATGA
- a CDS encoding NYN domain-containing protein yields MPLAEPYDDHLPAEEPVAAAPDAGVEGTGGTLDDPVVAGATADDGGPEPEPVLPEPVRQRIVTLAAAVLPVLPADEVPVPLRRVAKFAPNRRARLGAPAIAAQLTSDPLFRQRVTARVLADAGDLGAAVVDGTAPAAADPVEVAALAYLARPRGWRELVEASGAAVRAEADSAVVAELVREAEQRATRAEHDRAVARVEAEKLRDELARVREELGQLREEARQLGRSLRETQARERKASELLATERGRAARAAADADAELRRARARLAEAEAAAGVARASAKEARSVDDARLWLLLETIGQAAVGLRRELALDPVDKLPGDFVADAFADQSSTTAAGTAARARDTDDPARLDQLLALPRAHLVVDGYNVTKRGFGEMSLEQQRKRLITGLGGIAAQTGDEVTVVFDGAERMHGLPPTPRGVRVLFSRKGETADELIRRLVRAEPPGRPVVVVSSDREVADGVRRHGAYPLGADALVRRLARS; encoded by the coding sequence ATGCCCCTCGCCGAGCCGTACGACGACCACCTCCCCGCGGAGGAACCGGTCGCCGCCGCGCCCGACGCGGGCGTCGAGGGTACGGGGGGCACCCTCGACGACCCCGTCGTGGCCGGCGCCACCGCCGACGACGGCGGTCCGGAGCCCGAGCCGGTGCTGCCCGAGCCGGTCCGCCAGCGGATCGTGACCCTCGCCGCCGCCGTCCTGCCCGTCCTGCCGGCCGACGAGGTGCCGGTCCCGCTGCGCAGGGTGGCGAAGTTCGCCCCCAACCGCCGCGCGCGCCTCGGCGCCCCGGCGATCGCGGCCCAGCTCACCAGCGACCCGCTGTTCCGGCAGCGGGTCACCGCCCGGGTGCTCGCCGACGCCGGGGACCTCGGCGCGGCCGTGGTCGACGGCACCGCGCCGGCCGCCGCCGACCCGGTGGAGGTGGCGGCGCTGGCGTACCTGGCGCGTCCGCGCGGCTGGCGGGAGCTGGTCGAGGCCAGCGGCGCGGCGGTCCGCGCCGAGGCGGACAGCGCGGTCGTGGCCGAGCTGGTCCGGGAAGCCGAGCAGCGGGCGACCCGCGCCGAGCACGACCGGGCGGTGGCCCGGGTGGAGGCGGAGAAGCTCCGCGACGAGCTGGCCCGCGTCCGGGAGGAGCTGGGGCAGCTCCGCGAGGAGGCGCGGCAGCTCGGGCGGTCGCTGCGCGAGACGCAGGCCCGGGAACGGAAGGCGTCCGAGCTGCTCGCCACCGAGCGCGGCCGGGCGGCCCGGGCGGCGGCCGACGCCGACGCCGAGCTGCGGCGGGCCCGGGCACGACTGGCCGAGGCGGAAGCCGCGGCGGGGGTCGCGCGGGCCAGCGCCAAGGAGGCCCGGTCGGTCGACGACGCCCGGCTGTGGCTGCTGCTGGAGACCATCGGCCAGGCCGCCGTCGGGCTGCGGCGGGAGCTGGCGCTGGACCCGGTGGACAAGCTGCCCGGCGACTTCGTCGCCGACGCCTTCGCCGACCAGTCCAGCACCACCGCGGCCGGCACGGCGGCCCGTGCCCGGGACACCGACGACCCGGCCCGGCTGGACCAGCTGCTCGCCCTGCCCCGGGCGCACCTCGTGGTCGACGGCTACAACGTCACCAAGCGCGGTTTCGGCGAGATGTCGCTGGAGCAGCAGCGCAAGCGGCTCATCACCGGTCTGGGCGGGATCGCCGCGCAGACCGGTGACGAGGTGACGGTCGTCTTCGACGGTGCCGAGCGGATGCACGGCCTGCCGCCGACCCCGCGCGGCGTCCGCGTGCTGTTCTCCCGCAAGGGGGAGACCGCCGACGAGCTGATCCGACGCCTGGTCCGGGCCGAGCCGCCGGGCCGGCCCGTGGTGGTGGTCTCCTCGGACCGCGAGGTGGCCGACGGCGTCCGCCGGCACGGCGCGTACCCGCTCGGGGCCGACGCGCTGGTGCGCCGGCTCGCCCGCTCCTGA
- a CDS encoding ribbon-helix-helix protein, CopG family translates to MNLTPYVELLRRELAVAAAAGGDEARELAERLTAPLESAIRLTLLEALSAATAEITRDLAPGSVHLRLTGRDPDFVVTPAATEQPAAMDQAPAAPAATVDETATSAGDRGATARVNLRLPDDLKARVEDAAARERLSVNSWLVRAAAAALGTGPSASTAAASSGQRFTGWAR, encoded by the coding sequence ATGAACCTCACGCCCTATGTCGAACTGCTCCGCCGGGAACTCGCGGTGGCCGCCGCGGCCGGCGGGGACGAGGCACGGGAGCTCGCCGAGCGCCTCACCGCGCCCCTCGAGTCGGCGATCCGGCTCACCCTGCTGGAGGCGCTCTCCGCGGCCACCGCCGAGATCACCCGCGACCTGGCCCCCGGCTCGGTCCACCTGCGCCTCACCGGGCGGGACCCGGACTTCGTCGTGACGCCGGCGGCCACGGAGCAGCCCGCGGCCATGGACCAGGCACCGGCCGCCCCCGCGGCGACGGTCGACGAGACCGCGACGTCCGCCGGCGACAGGGGCGCCACCGCACGCGTCAACCTCCGGCTCCCCGACGACCTCAAGGCCCGGGTCGAGGACGCCGCCGCCCGCGAGCGGCTCTCGGTCAACTCCTGGCTCGTCCGGGCTGCCGCCGCCGCGCTGGGCACCGGCCCCAGCGCCAGCACCGCCGCCGCCAGCTCCGGTCAGCGATTCACCGGCTGGGCGCGGTGA
- a CDS encoding DUF4097 family beta strand repeat-containing protein, with translation MPTFDTPDPISATISLSFVAGNVRIIASDRGDTTVDVRPMDASSKADLKVVEQTRVEYADGTLTVRVPKQLSALFGRTGGVDVTIELPSGSQVQGDTGMGEFHCEGRFGECRLKSGYGPIRLDQAGPVHLNSGFGDVIVSGVDGGAEVTTGSGAVRIGRIDGPARVKNSNGDSWIGEVTGDLRVNAANGNISVDRAHAGVTAKTASGGVRIGEVTRGAVAVETAAGSLDVGISAGTAAWLELKTSAGRVRNELSTTPAPDSTDQTVEVRARTSAGDIIIRRA, from the coding sequence ATGCCGACCTTTGACACGCCCGACCCGATCTCCGCCACGATCAGCCTCAGCTTCGTCGCCGGCAACGTACGGATCATCGCCAGCGACCGCGGCGACACCACAGTCGACGTACGACCCATGGACGCGTCCAGCAAGGCGGACCTCAAGGTCGTCGAACAGACCCGCGTCGAGTACGCCGACGGCACGCTCACGGTCAGGGTTCCGAAGCAGCTCAGCGCCCTGTTCGGCCGGACCGGCGGGGTCGACGTCACGATCGAGCTGCCGTCGGGCTCCCAGGTGCAGGGCGACACCGGGATGGGCGAGTTCCACTGCGAGGGGCGGTTCGGCGAGTGCCGGCTCAAGTCCGGATACGGACCGATCCGACTCGACCAGGCCGGCCCGGTGCACCTGAACAGCGGCTTCGGGGACGTCATCGTGAGTGGTGTCGACGGTGGCGCCGAGGTCACCACCGGCAGCGGCGCGGTACGCATCGGCCGGATCGACGGGCCGGCGAGGGTGAAGAACTCCAACGGCGACAGCTGGATCGGGGAGGTCACCGGCGACCTGCGGGTCAACGCGGCGAACGGGAACATCAGCGTCGACCGGGCACACGCCGGCGTCACCGCGAAGACCGCCAGCGGCGGCGTACGGATCGGCGAGGTCACCCGCGGCGCGGTGGCGGTCGAGACCGCCGCCGGCTCCCTGGACGTGGGCATCAGCGCGGGCACCGCCGCCTGGCTAGAGCTCAAGACCTCCGCCGGGCGCGTCCGCAACGAACTCTCCACCACCCCGGCGCCCGACAGCACCGACCAGACCGTCGAGGTGCGGGCCCGCACCTCCGCCGGCGACATCATCATCCGCCGCGCCTGA
- a CDS encoding ATP-binding cassette domain-containing protein has protein sequence MSTPRAAISATGLRKAYGEKLVLDGIDLTVPAGTIFALLGPNGAGKTTTVQILSTLIRADAGDIRIDGRDLARDPDAVRDAIGVTGQFSAVDNLLTGEENLRLMADLRHLDRTTGRRRTAELLDQFDLVEAARQPVVTYSGGMRRRLDLAMTLVGSPRVIFLDEPTTGLDPRSRRTMWQIIRDLVRAGVTIFLTTQYLEEADQLADRIALLDHGRLIAEGSPDELKRRIPGGHVQLRFTDPADLGRAARTFADGARDDDALTLRIPHDGSVRSLRALLGRLDDAAVEVEELSVHTPDLDDVFLTLTRQPQQERASVR, from the coding sequence ATGTCCACACCCCGAGCGGCCATCAGCGCCACCGGGCTGCGCAAGGCCTACGGTGAGAAGCTCGTACTCGACGGCATCGACCTGACGGTTCCCGCCGGAACGATCTTCGCGCTGCTCGGCCCCAACGGCGCCGGCAAGACGACGACCGTCCAGATTCTCTCCACCCTGATCCGCGCCGACGCCGGCGACATCCGGATCGACGGGCGGGACCTGGCGCGCGACCCCGACGCCGTACGCGACGCGATCGGCGTCACCGGGCAGTTCTCCGCGGTCGACAACCTGCTGACCGGCGAGGAGAACCTGCGGCTGATGGCGGACCTGCGTCACCTGGACCGGACCACCGGGCGGCGGCGCACCGCCGAACTGCTCGACCAGTTCGACCTGGTCGAGGCCGCCCGCCAACCGGTGGTCACCTACTCCGGCGGCATGCGCCGCCGCCTCGACCTCGCCATGACCCTGGTCGGAAGCCCACGGGTCATCTTCCTCGACGAGCCGACGACCGGCCTCGACCCGCGCAGCCGTCGCACCATGTGGCAGATCATCCGTGACCTGGTGCGCGCTGGGGTGACCATCTTCCTCACCACCCAGTACCTGGAGGAGGCGGACCAACTCGCCGACCGGATCGCGTTGCTCGACCACGGGCGGCTGATCGCCGAAGGCAGCCCCGACGAACTCAAGCGCCGCATCCCCGGCGGCCACGTCCAACTGCGGTTCACCGACCCCGCCGACCTCGGCCGGGCCGCCCGCACGTTCGCCGACGGGGCGCGCGACGACGACGCGCTCACGCTGCGGATCCCCCACGACGGCAGCGTCCGGTCCCTGCGGGCACTGCTGGGCCGGCTCGACGACGCCGCGGTCGAGGTCGAGGAACTGTCGGTGCACACACCGGACCTCGACGACGTCTTCCTCACCCTCACCAGGCAACCCCAGCAGGAAAGGGCATCCGTGCGATGA